The Candidatus Zixiibacteriota bacterium genome includes the window TTGATTTTACTTATTTTTTCATCAATTCCCATAACCAGATTATGCTTAATGAATAAATATACCAACAGAGTTTTTTCTATGATAGATGATGCCGGCAAATAACAGTCTGACTCACCTGTTAGGTGGGATATCGTTTGTAATTATATTATATCTATTCGATATTTTACTTTTCTCTCGACAACTCTAATTCAAGTCTCAAATGATGCAGTCTTTCCAAGTCATAATTATTATTATCGCCGCTGGCGTAGCCCCAGCTTGATGATATAGAATGATTATCGATATCGCGGGTTGATGATATCCTTGGCGCAAAATATTTGCTTATTGCCTCGCGATGTGAGGCAAGCGGAACTAAGCTCGAATTAGAACCCGCCATTATCTGGTATTTAATTACCTGATCGGTATTGAAATTATTCAGATTTATATTGCAGAAATTCTTTATCCTCGTCAGTTCAGTCCAGGCCAGATCGTTTAAACCGATATTGGACTGTCTGCTGATACTTGAAGTCGATGAATTAATATCGTATGATGAAAAATCCTTAATGGCATATTCAGTTCCAATTGCATTTATCTCATCAGAATCATCCGTTGACGGCTTATTGTCTGCATAAGACATAGCCATCATGCGATTGGAAACATCCTCCTCAATGGCGGCAGTTTCGATTCTTGCCGGCGGCTGGGAATCCTGAACTAATAGCTTTTCAATCGCGTTTAACGGCGCTGACGGCACATTAAAAGAATTATCAATAACAGAGACTGCAGGAGCATTAATTATATCGGGGACATCAGGCGTTATATCGCCTAAATAGCTGTTAATGATGAAGATAAACATACCAACAAACACTACTGCCGCCGGGGCGGCTAAGCGAGTTAAAAACTTATTGCTTAAGACGTTCTCTAAAACCCTGATATGAAAGCGCGGCCGCTGTCTTGCCGCTATACGCGCCGATACCCGGTTAGGAAAGGTCTTCCAATAATTGCTTTCAGGCGGCGCAAAATCGGCTCTCTTGGCAACATGAGCAATCCTCTGAATCATCTCAAATTCGGCCATACACTCCGGACATTCAACGATATGCTCATCAAGCCACTGGCATTCTCCAAGCTGGCCATCAAGATATGGTCCGATTAATTTTTTATTTCTGCAGTTTGCCATTTTCCTTCTTCTCGGTTTCCAAAAGGGCGTTCTTAAGCTTGGTTCTGGCTCTGAATAACCTCGACATAACAGTGCCAACCGAACACCCCATAATTTCTGATATTTTATCGTAAGAAAACTCATCATATACTCTAAGCATAAAAATCGCTTTCTGAGCTTGCGGAAGGCTATCCAAAGCGCCCTGAAAGACTTCCATCTGTTCTGCGCTGACAAGAATGTTTAATTGATCGGGGCTTTTCGGAATATTTTCAAGGAACGTTCTCCCGGATGGTGTATCCAATGAAACCGAAAATTTCGCATGTTTCAAGTAGTTCAGAACGAGATTAACAGTAATCCGGTAAAGCCATGTGTAAAAGCTTTTCCCTTTATGAAAGCTCGACAGCGATATGTAAGCTTTCACAAAACTCTCCTGCGCCAACTCATCAGCGATATCGTGGCTTTTTGTCATCCTTAATGCCAAGAAATAAATCCTCTTCTGATACTTTTTAACCAAGATTTCAAACGCATTATCATCGCCGCCTAAAACCCGCTCAATAGCAAGCGTATCCTCATCTTTTATCTTATCAGTCATCTCTCTATGGTTTTATACAATTTAATATCGGATTTATTCCCCGTTAATCTCAAGTCCGAGTCGGGCAATGAGTTCCATAAGTACAATATCTTTTTTCAAACCAGTCGATTTTAAGGCGGTTTCCCCCTCATAAATGATGTATAGACAATTAGTTATACAATCATAAGATAATTTCCTTGAGGCCATTTCGAGGCTTTCGGCGGTTTTTTTAAACAGTTTAAAATATTTCTGCATCGACCAAGCGGTGGCGTTATTCAGTTTAGCCATATTCAAATTAAGAAAATAATCCTTGAGCCTGAAAATTATAGTCCCAGCCGATTCTTTTGTTGCCAGCAGGCTGTGCAGAAGTCTTATCGCGCCGGTAATATCGCCAAGAACCAGTTTCTCGGGAAGGTCCGGTACTGTTCCGATAGCGCCGGCGCCTGATATTAAAGC containing:
- a CDS encoding sigma-70 family RNA polymerase sigma factor — protein: MTDKIKDEDTLAIERVLGGDDNAFEILVKKYQKRIYFLALRMTKSHDIADELAQESFVKAYISLSSFHKGKSFYTWLYRITVNLVLNYLKHAKFSVSLDTPSGRTFLENIPKSPDQLNILVSAEQMEVFQGALDSLPQAQKAIFMLRVYDEFSYDKISEIMGCSVGTVMSRLFRARTKLKNALLETEKKENGKLQK